A single genomic interval of Pseudomonas sp. FeN3W harbors:
- the rplV gene encoding 50S ribosomal protein L22 yields MEVAAKLSGARISAQKARLVADQIRGKKVGDALNLLAFSSKKAAEIMKKVLESAVANAEHNEGADVDDLKVSTVFVNEGRSLKRIMPRAKGRADRIVKRSCHITVKVADK; encoded by the coding sequence ATGGAAGTAGCCGCTAAGTTGTCGGGCGCTCGCATCTCCGCCCAGAAAGCCCGCCTGGTCGCCGACCAGATCCGCGGGAAGAAGGTGGGCGACGCGCTCAACCTCCTGGCTTTCAGCAGCAAGAAAGCCGCCGAGATCATGAAGAAAGTGCTGGAGTCGGCCGTTGCCAACGCCGAGCACAACGAAGGCGCAGATGTGGATGACCTGAAAGTCTCCACGGTCTTCGTCAACGAGGGGCGTTCGCTTAAGCGCATCATGCCGCGTGCCAAGGGCCGCGCTGATCGCATCGTCAAGCGGTCTTGCCATATCACTGTCAAGGTTGCGGACAAGTAA
- the rpsC gene encoding 30S ribosomal protein S3, translated as MGQKVHPTGIRLGIVKEHTSVWYADGRTYADYLLADLNVREYLQDKLKSASVSRIDIHRPAQTARITIHTARPGIVIGKKGEDVEKLRQDLTKQMGVPVHINIEEIRKPELDAMLVAQSVAQQLERRVMFRRAMKRAVQNAMRIGAKGIKIQVSGRLGGAEIARTEWYREGRVPLHTLRADIDYNTYEAHTTYGVIGVKVWIFKGEVIGGRHEELKPQAPAPRKKAAK; from the coding sequence ATGGGTCAGAAAGTACATCCCACTGGCATTCGCCTGGGAATCGTCAAGGAGCACACCTCCGTCTGGTACGCAGACGGCCGTACGTATGCAGACTATCTGCTTGCAGATCTGAACGTGCGTGAGTACCTCCAAGACAAATTAAAAAGCGCGTCCGTAAGCCGTATCGATATCCATCGCCCGGCTCAAACCGCACGCATCACCATCCACACCGCTCGTCCCGGCATCGTGATCGGCAAGAAAGGTGAAGATGTTGAGAAGCTGCGTCAGGACCTGACCAAGCAAATGGGTGTGCCGGTGCACATCAATATCGAAGAGATCCGCAAGCCGGAGCTCGACGCAATGCTGGTTGCACAGAGCGTAGCTCAGCAGCTGGAGCGTCGCGTGATGTTCCGTCGCGCCATGAAGCGCGCCGTACAGAACGCCATGCGCATTGGTGCCAAGGGCATCAAGATCCAGGTCAGTGGTCGTCTGGGTGGGGCTGAAATCGCCCGTACCGAGTGGTATCGCGAAGGACGTGTGCCTCTGCACACCCTGCGTGCCGATATCGATTACAACACTTACGAAGCGCACACCACTTACGGTGTGATCGGTGTCAAGGTGTGGATCTTCAAGGGCGAAGTAATTGGTGGTCGCCATGAAGAGCTCAAGCCTCAAGCGCCTGCGCCTCGTAAAAAAGCTGCTAAGTAA
- the rplP gene encoding 50S ribosomal protein L16, producing MLQPKRTKFRKQMTGHNRGLAQRGSKVSFGEFALKSVSRGRLTARQIEAARRALTRHVKRGGKIWIRVFPDKPVTKKPLEVRMGKGKGSVEYWVAQIQPGKVLYEIEGVSEELAREAFALAAAKLPLATSFVKRTVM from the coding sequence ATGTTGCAACCCAAGCGTACAAAATTCCGCAAGCAGATGACCGGCCACAACCGTGGTCTGGCTCAGCGCGGTAGCAAGGTCAGCTTCGGCGAATTCGCGCTGAAGTCTGTTTCCCGTGGTCGTCTGACCGCGCGTCAGATCGAGGCTGCACGTCGTGCGCTCACGCGTCACGTAAAACGTGGCGGCAAGATCTGGATCCGCGTGTTCCCCGACAAGCCTGTAACCAAGAAGCCTCTGGAAGTCCGGATGGGTAAAGGTAAGGGTAGCGTCGAGTACTGGGTAGCCCAGATTCAGCCGGGCAAGGTGCTCTACGAGATCGAGGGTGTTTCCGAAGAGCTGGCGCGTGAGGCTTTCGCCCTGGCTGCTGCAAAGCTGCCGCTCGCCACCTCCTTT
- the rpsS gene encoding 30S ribosomal protein S19 has translation MPRSLKKGPFIDLHLLKKVEAAVEKNDRKPVKTWSRRSMILPQMVGLTIAVHNGRQHVPVLVSEDMVGHKLGEFAATRTYRGHVADKKGKR, from the coding sequence GTGCCGCGTTCTCTGAAAAAAGGTCCTTTTATCGATCTTCACCTACTGAAGAAGGTCGAAGCGGCGGTGGAAAAGAATGATCGTAAGCCGGTTAAAACCTGGTCGCGTCGTTCGATGATCCTGCCGCAAATGGTCGGTCTGACCATCGCTGTACATAACGGTCGTCAACATGTCCCGGTCCTCGTGTCCGAAGACATGGTCGGCCACAAACTCGGCGAGTTCGCTGCCACCCGTACATATCGCGGGCATGTGGCGGACAAGAAAGGCAAGCGCTAA